The following proteins are encoded in a genomic region of Stutzerimonas stutzeri:
- a CDS encoding winged helix-turn-helix transcriptional regulator, protein MQPGSDEEQWREDCAPRRVLEIFSTKWTSMILHTLQARHDGIARSGALHRSLPGISKKMLVQTLRDLESSGLIERHTLDTVPPAVSYALSPLGKLMVQPIEMIYEWARQNSAALDQLQPRPTSRRRG, encoded by the coding sequence ATGCAACCGGGCTCTGACGAAGAACAATGGCGCGAAGACTGCGCGCCGCGGCGCGTGCTTGAGATCTTCTCGACCAAGTGGACCAGCATGATTCTGCACACGCTGCAGGCGCGGCACGACGGCATCGCCCGAAGTGGCGCGCTGCATCGAAGCCTGCCGGGCATTTCCAAGAAGATGCTGGTGCAGACCCTACGCGACCTGGAGTCGAGCGGGCTGATCGAGCGACATACGCTCGATACGGTACCGCCCGCGGTGAGCTATGCGCTCTCGCCGCTGGGCAAGCTCATGGTCCAACCCATCGAGATGATCTACGAATGGGCGAGGCAGAACTCAGCCGCCCTCGATCAGTTGCAGCCGAGGCCGACGTCCCGCAGGCGTGGGTAG
- a CDS encoding TRAP transporter substrate-binding protein has protein sequence MTTIATRACTWKTLALAVCLGLGLNTATAAPRLDFSSEYNAGSIHVEGDSFFIQQVEELAGDDVDITLHMGGSLGYKSPDHFYAVADNAVQIADTLAAFFGGVDPILLLSSLPFIVDNIDEAKALYDIARPEYEKVFAKNDQILLYSSPWPPTGIWAKKPVVSAESLKNLKIRTFDRTGTQVFKEAGAASISLAWGDVVPQLATGGIEAVLTSADLGAAASFWEQQSDFSGVQYAVPLNMVHMNKDAFDELSEKAQAAILEAAKRTEARNWEAVRSRVAANYETLAEHKVAIHDPIPDDFRAFLGNAAKPAVAEWLEDTGERGQQVMSAFEAWKAKQ, from the coding sequence GTGACTACGATTGCGACGCGTGCTTGTACATGGAAGACATTGGCTCTGGCGGTTTGCCTGGGGCTCGGCCTGAACACCGCAACGGCGGCGCCGAGGCTGGATTTTTCCAGTGAGTACAACGCCGGCTCCATTCACGTCGAAGGCGACAGCTTCTTCATCCAGCAGGTCGAGGAACTGGCAGGCGACGATGTGGACATCACGCTGCACATGGGTGGCAGCCTGGGCTACAAATCACCCGATCACTTCTACGCCGTGGCGGACAATGCGGTTCAGATCGCCGATACGCTGGCGGCGTTCTTCGGTGGGGTGGACCCGATCCTGCTGCTGTCGTCACTGCCGTTCATCGTCGACAACATCGACGAGGCCAAGGCCCTCTACGACATCGCGCGTCCGGAATATGAAAAGGTCTTCGCCAAGAACGATCAGATCCTGCTCTATTCCTCGCCGTGGCCGCCTACCGGCATCTGGGCCAAGAAGCCCGTCGTCTCTGCCGAGAGCCTGAAGAACCTGAAAATCCGCACCTTCGACCGCACTGGCACGCAGGTCTTCAAGGAGGCGGGCGCCGCGTCCATCAGCCTGGCCTGGGGCGATGTCGTTCCGCAGCTGGCCACCGGCGGCATCGAAGCGGTGTTGACCTCGGCCGACCTCGGTGCGGCTGCCAGCTTCTGGGAGCAGCAGAGCGACTTCAGCGGCGTGCAGTACGCCGTGCCGCTGAACATGGTGCACATGAACAAGGACGCCTTCGACGAGCTGTCCGAGAAGGCGCAGGCGGCGATCCTCGAGGCGGCCAAACGCACTGAGGCGCGCAACTGGGAGGCGGTGCGTAGCCGTGTCGCGGCCAACTACGAGACGCTCGCCGAGCACAAGGTGGCGATCCACGATCCGATCCCGGACGACTTCCGCGCGTTCCTCGGCAACGCCGCCAAGCCGGCGGTCGCCGAGTGGCTGGAGGACACCGGTGAGCGAGGCCAGCAGGTGATGTCCGCCTTCGAGGCCTGGAAGGCCAAGCAGTGA
- the tcyJ gene encoding cystine ABC transporter substrate-binding protein encodes MKFITLRRRFLLGTLSLLLGASLFTPVFAADLLDEIKANGTLKVGLEGTYPPFNYQDESGQLTGFEVDLANALAKELGVKAEFQPTKWDGILAALESKRLDVVINQVTISEERKQKYDFSTPYTVSGIQALTRKADADSIKSSADLAGKKVGVGLGTNYEQWLKENVPQADIRTYDDDPTKFQDLNVGRIDVILVDRLAAFEMVEKTGNRLAVAGDAFSRQESGIALRKGNPQLLAAIDEAIAKLRADGTLKQLSEKWFGADVTQ; translated from the coding sequence ATGAAATTCATCACTCTGCGTCGTCGTTTCCTGCTCGGCACCCTGAGTCTGCTGCTCGGTGCCAGCCTGTTCACGCCGGTGTTCGCCGCCGATCTGCTGGATGAGATCAAGGCCAACGGCACCCTCAAGGTCGGCCTGGAAGGCACCTACCCACCCTTCAACTATCAGGACGAAAGCGGTCAGTTGACCGGCTTCGAAGTCGACCTCGCCAACGCCCTGGCCAAGGAGTTGGGGGTCAAGGCCGAGTTCCAGCCGACCAAGTGGGACGGCATCCTCGCCGCCTTGGAATCCAAGCGTCTGGATGTGGTAATCAACCAGGTGACCATCTCCGAGGAACGCAAGCAGAAGTACGATTTCTCTACGCCCTACACCGTCTCCGGCATCCAGGCACTCACCCGCAAGGCCGATGCGGACAGCATCAAGAGTTCGGCTGACCTGGCCGGCAAGAAGGTCGGCGTCGGCCTCGGCACCAACTACGAGCAGTGGCTCAAGGAGAACGTGCCACAGGCGGATATCCGCACCTACGACGACGACCCGACCAAGTTCCAGGACCTCAACGTCGGCCGCATCGACGTGATTCTGGTCGACCGTCTGGCCGCCTTCGAGATGGTCGAGAAAACCGGCAATCGCCTGGCCGTGGCCGGTGACGCCTTCTCTCGCCAGGAGTCCGGCATCGCCCTGCGCAAGGGCAACCCGCAGCTGCTCGCCGCCATCGACGAGGCCATTGCCAAGCTGCGCGCCGACGGCACGCTGAAACAGCTTTCCGAGAAATGGTTCGGGGCTGACGTCACGCAATGA
- a CDS encoding D-cysteine desulfhydrase: MLTDALAHFPRLELIAAATPLEHLPRLSRHLGRDIWIKRDDLTPLALGGNKARKLEYLGADALAQGADVLVTAGAIQSNHVRQTAALAARLGLGCLALLENPLDTAEGNYLTNGNRLLLDLFGCDIEMAADLDNADELLLAAAERLRNAGRKPYVVPIGGSNALGALGYVRAGLELAEQMHSSGEDFAAVLLASGSAGTHSGLALALESARPDSRVIGVTVSRPDATQRPKVEGLLQRTAELLGVDVPAGLHIELWDQYFAPRYGEPNAGTLAAIRLLAEQEGVLLDPVYTGKAFAGLLDGIARGAFPGRGPLLFLHTGGAPALFAYHPWAL, translated from the coding sequence ATGCTCACCGACGCCCTCGCCCACTTCCCTCGCCTTGAACTGATTGCCGCCGCCACGCCGCTGGAACACCTACCGCGTCTGTCACGTCACTTGGGTCGAGATATCTGGATCAAGCGCGACGATCTCACGCCGCTAGCCCTTGGCGGCAACAAGGCGCGCAAGCTCGAGTACCTGGGCGCCGATGCCCTGGCCCAGGGCGCGGATGTGCTGGTCACCGCCGGCGCCATCCAGTCCAACCATGTACGCCAGACCGCAGCGCTGGCAGCCAGGCTTGGTCTGGGTTGCCTGGCGCTGTTGGAAAATCCGCTGGACACTGCCGAGGGTAATTACCTCACCAACGGCAACCGCCTGCTGCTCGACCTGTTCGGATGCGACATCGAAATGGCCGCCGACCTGGATAACGCCGACGAGCTGCTACTGGCCGCCGCCGAGCGCCTGCGCAACGCCGGACGCAAACCTTACGTGGTGCCCATCGGCGGCTCCAATGCGCTCGGCGCCCTGGGCTATGTGCGCGCCGGCCTGGAGCTGGCCGAGCAAATGCACAGCAGCGGCGAGGATTTCGCCGCGGTGCTGCTCGCCTCCGGCAGCGCCGGGACCCACAGCGGCCTGGCGCTGGCGCTGGAATCCGCGCGGCCGGACAGCCGAGTGATCGGGGTCACCGTATCGCGCCCGGATGCGACTCAGCGGCCCAAGGTCGAAGGCCTGCTGCAACGCACCGCCGAGCTGCTCGGCGTCGATGTGCCGGCAGGGCTGCACATCGAGCTGTGGGACCAGTATTTCGCCCCGCGCTACGGCGAGCCGAATGCCGGCACCCTGGCCGCAATCCGCCTGCTCGCCGAACAGGAAGGCGTGCTGCTCGACCCGGTGTACACCGGCAAGGCCTTCGCCGGCTTGCTCGACGGTATTGCCCGCGGCGCCTTCCCCGGCCGGGGTCCGCTGCTGTTCCTGCATACCGGTGGTGCGCCGGCGCTATTCGCCTATCATCCATGGGCACTCTGA
- a CDS encoding TetR/AcrR family transcriptional regulator — MSKPLPSAKPLKRPTQARAKFTVQAIYDSYVRIWQRDGWSRLTTRAVALEAGVAIGTLYDYFPSKQALHSGYVRYCIEQLLEAIDEQAVKPTAIAWTLRVQRMVRTLAGVDSHLPWFHPDMLELETLVAEPKHQRRVYEDLLGAWQRVIDAATDLPVKPDAATLEALHLSVWGGRRYAMLVQLEPARMEDWAGCMEQLCLRTLEGPSGSAG, encoded by the coding sequence ATGAGCAAACCATTGCCGAGCGCCAAGCCGCTCAAGCGGCCTACTCAAGCGCGCGCCAAGTTTACGGTGCAGGCGATTTACGACAGTTATGTTCGGATCTGGCAGCGAGATGGCTGGTCTCGCCTGACCACCCGCGCCGTTGCACTGGAAGCTGGCGTGGCCATCGGCACCCTTTATGACTACTTCCCCAGCAAGCAAGCGCTGCATTCGGGATACGTGCGCTATTGCATCGAGCAATTGCTGGAGGCGATCGACGAACAGGCAGTTAAGCCGACTGCGATTGCCTGGACCCTGCGCGTCCAGCGCATGGTGCGAACGCTTGCTGGCGTTGATTCCCATCTGCCCTGGTTTCACCCGGACATGCTCGAACTGGAAACACTGGTTGCCGAGCCCAAGCACCAGCGCCGGGTATACGAGGACCTGTTGGGCGCCTGGCAGCGAGTGATCGACGCGGCGACCGACCTCCCGGTAAAGCCGGACGCCGCAACCCTGGAGGCGCTGCACCTATCAGTCTGGGGTGGGCGCCGCTACGCCATGCTGGTGCAACTTGAGCCAGCGCGTATGGAGGACTGGGCTGGCTGCATGGAGCAGCTATGTCTGCGCACGCTGGAAGGCCCGAGCGGCTCGGCCGGATAG
- the tcyN gene encoding L-cystine ABC transporter ATP-binding protein TcyN, which yields MISVRNLKKSFKGQEVLKGIDLDIASGEVLAIIGPSGSGKTTLLRCLNLLEQPSGGQISVGEIHIDADKPLKAQQGLIRQLRQHVGFVFQNFNLFPHRTALENVIEGPVQVKKEPRSQAVERGRDLLAKVGLVGKEDAYPKRLSGGQQQRVAIARALAMQPDVILFDEPTSALDPELVGEVLTTIRGLAEEKRTMVIVTHEMSFARDVADRAIFIDDGVIVEQGDARQLFGAPQHERTRQFLSKFIGDHPAR from the coding sequence ATGATTTCCGTGCGCAACCTGAAAAAGTCCTTCAAGGGCCAGGAGGTGCTCAAGGGCATCGACCTCGACATAGCCTCCGGCGAAGTGCTGGCGATCATCGGCCCCAGCGGTTCGGGCAAGACCACCCTGCTGCGCTGTCTCAACCTGCTGGAACAACCCAGCGGCGGGCAGATCAGCGTCGGTGAGATTCACATCGATGCCGATAAACCGCTCAAGGCGCAGCAAGGACTGATCCGCCAGCTGCGCCAGCACGTCGGTTTCGTGTTCCAGAACTTCAACCTGTTTCCCCACCGCACCGCCCTCGAGAACGTCATCGAGGGCCCCGTGCAGGTGAAGAAAGAGCCGCGCAGCCAGGCCGTTGAGCGCGGCCGCGATTTGCTGGCTAAGGTCGGCCTGGTTGGCAAGGAAGACGCCTACCCCAAGCGCCTCTCCGGCGGTCAACAACAGCGCGTGGCGATTGCCCGCGCGCTGGCCATGCAGCCGGACGTGATCCTGTTCGACGAACCAACCTCGGCGCTCGATCCGGAACTGGTCGGCGAAGTGCTCACCACGATTCGCGGCCTGGCCGAGGAAAAGCGCACCATGGTCATCGTCACCCACGAGATGAGCTTCGCCCGCGACGTGGCAGACAGGGCGATCTTCATCGACGACGGGGTGATCGTCGAACAAGGCGACGCCAGGCAGCTGTTCGGCGCACCGCAGCACGAGCGCACACGGCAGTTCCTCAGCAAGTTCATCGGCGACCATCCAGCGCGCTGA
- a CDS encoding GNAT family N-acetyltransferase, translating into MAIEIRSAVKDDAEAISEVIIAALRATNAKDYSQAVIEQVEKSFSPSAVAALIAKRMVFVALADNRIVGTASLDGQVVRTVFVRPQLHGQGIGRQLMNTVEQTAKRQGVEILSVPSSVTAERFYQKLGYSAVRETFHGEERTIVMERRLMDSD; encoded by the coding sequence ATGGCAATCGAGATCAGGTCAGCTGTCAAAGATGATGCCGAGGCCATAAGCGAAGTCATTATCGCCGCGTTAAGAGCCACGAACGCCAAGGATTATTCTCAGGCTGTCATCGAGCAGGTCGAGAAGAGTTTTTCGCCGAGCGCTGTCGCAGCGTTGATCGCTAAGCGCATGGTTTTTGTCGCGCTAGCAGACAACAGGATCGTTGGAACCGCTAGTCTCGATGGCCAGGTTGTCAGGACTGTATTTGTTCGGCCGCAGTTGCACGGACAGGGTATTGGCCGCCAACTCATGAACACTGTCGAACAAACAGCGAAGCGGCAAGGGGTCGAGATCTTGTCAGTTCCGTCTTCGGTTACAGCTGAGCGCTTCTATCAGAAGCTCGGCTACTCGGCTGTACGCGAGACCTTCCACGGCGAGGAACGGACGATCGTGATGGAGCGTCGCTTGATGGATTCTGACTGA
- a CDS encoding DUF2855 family protein: MSLIRQLQNNKKDMEQTRIQTQPMPELKPGEVLLRISRLALTTNNVTYAAFGETPHLRYWDFFPTGDADWFHMPAWGFAEIVESNVEGLAKSERFYGFWPIASHIVMQPVRVSERGFYDGAEHRLELTSAYNQYQRISTDAAYRAENENYQMLLRPLFITSFMLADFLEDNAFFGARQIVMSSASSKTAYGTAFCLQDNPPVQVLGLTSSGNTDFVQTLGCYRQALSYDQLSSLDPSVPTLYVDFSGSATLRQQVHAHFKASLVYDCYAGSAQNQDYAEPDQALSGPQPQPYFAPYQIKKRNADWGAAEVTRRFNEAQLAFIARVSDAQQPWMQVNEHAGLEAAQSLAESLIKGNINPLEGHAVVLD; this comes from the coding sequence ATGAGCCTCATCCGCCAGTTGCAAAACAACAAGAAAGACATGGAACAGACCCGCATTCAGACCCAGCCGATGCCTGAGCTGAAGCCCGGCGAAGTCCTGCTGCGGATCAGCCGCCTGGCCCTGACCACGAACAACGTCACCTACGCAGCGTTCGGCGAAACCCCTCACCTGCGCTACTGGGACTTCTTCCCGACCGGCGACGCCGACTGGTTTCACATGCCCGCGTGGGGATTCGCGGAGATCGTTGAAAGCAACGTCGAGGGCCTGGCGAAGAGCGAGCGCTTCTATGGCTTCTGGCCGATCGCCAGCCACATTGTCATGCAGCCGGTGCGCGTGTCCGAACGCGGTTTCTACGACGGTGCGGAGCATCGACTGGAGCTGACATCGGCTTATAACCAGTACCAACGCATCAGCACCGATGCGGCCTATCGAGCCGAGAATGAGAACTACCAGATGCTGCTGCGTCCGTTGTTCATCACCTCGTTCATGCTGGCGGACTTTCTGGAGGACAACGCCTTCTTCGGTGCGCGGCAGATTGTGATGTCCAGCGCATCGAGCAAGACGGCGTACGGCACGGCGTTCTGCCTGCAAGACAACCCGCCCGTGCAGGTGCTCGGCCTGACCTCCTCCGGTAATACCGACTTCGTACAAACCCTCGGCTGCTATCGCCAAGCGCTCAGCTACGACCAACTCAGCTCGCTTGACCCGAGCGTACCGACGCTCTACGTGGACTTCTCAGGCAGCGCCACACTTCGACAGCAGGTCCACGCGCATTTCAAGGCTTCCCTGGTCTATGACTGTTATGCCGGATCGGCACAGAACCAGGACTATGCAGAACCCGACCAGGCACTAAGTGGTCCTCAGCCACAGCCCTATTTTGCGCCTTATCAGATCAAGAAACGCAACGCCGACTGGGGCGCAGCCGAGGTAACCCGCCGCTTCAACGAGGCGCAGCTCGCGTTTATCGCTCGGGTAAGCGATGCGCAGCAGCCCTGGATGCAAGTCAACGAGCACGCCGGTCTGGAAGCGGCACAATCGCTGGCCGAGTCGCTGATCAAAGGCAACATCAATCCGCTTGAAGGCCACGCCGTGGTACTCGACTAG
- a CDS encoding TRAP transporter small permease has product MIRILARLSGGLNRLGAGISMLIIVYMLGHILAEVVLRLFSQSTYVLDEFIGYAVAAMIFLSLPYALEQGGLIRVSILLERLAPRWRWPLELAATLATLAAFGLVAAIWFKGVQRSYQRNLISDTMAQTPLWIPESAVLVGLCMLCLTLLVRALVILQQRGDYRA; this is encoded by the coding sequence GTGATCCGAATCCTGGCGCGCCTGTCGGGCGGGCTCAACCGTCTCGGCGCGGGCATCAGCATGCTGATCATCGTCTACATGCTGGGCCATATCCTCGCCGAGGTGGTGTTGCGCCTGTTCAGCCAGTCCACCTACGTGCTGGATGAATTCATCGGCTACGCCGTGGCCGCGATGATCTTTCTCAGCCTGCCGTACGCGCTGGAACAGGGCGGGCTGATCCGCGTGTCGATTCTGCTTGAGCGCCTGGCGCCGCGTTGGCGCTGGCCGCTGGAGCTGGCCGCCACGCTGGCCACGCTGGCGGCGTTCGGGCTGGTGGCGGCCATCTGGTTCAAGGGCGTGCAGCGCAGCTATCAGCGCAATCTGATCAGCGACACCATGGCGCAGACGCCGCTGTGGATTCCCGAATCGGCCGTGCTGGTCGGCCTTTGCATGCTCTGCCTGACGTTGTTGGTGCGCGCACTGGTGATACTGCAACAGCGCGGCGACTATCGCGCCTAA
- a CDS encoding DUF5334 family protein, producing MLLLTPLAFAWDGIDQESGADIEIDAGNLVREGEAIDYYDYNSGNYHSGNVESMESNGDGTVDVEVYDETSGEYRTFEMDED from the coding sequence ATGCTGTTGCTCACACCCCTCGCTTTTGCCTGGGATGGCATCGATCAGGAAAGTGGTGCCGATATCGAGATTGATGCGGGAAACCTTGTCCGCGAAGGCGAAGCGATCGACTACTACGACTACAACTCAGGCAATTACCATTCCGGCAACGTCGAGTCGATGGAGAGCAACGGCGATGGTACCGTTGATGTAGAGGTCTACGACGAAACCAGCGGTGAATACCGTACGTTCGAGATGGATGAGGACTGA
- the tcyL gene encoding cystine ABC transporter permease has translation MIDSSLQLVLHSLPFLLKGAWWTVVLSLGGMFFGLLLGFGLALLRLYGYWPLQWLARIYVSFFRGTPLLVQLFMIYYGLPQLGIQLDPLPAALIGFSLNMAAYTAEILRAAIASIDRGQWEAAASIGMSRAQTLYRAILPQAARTALPPLGNSFISLVKDTALAATIQVPELFRQAQLITARTFEIFTMYLAAALIYWLLASVLAYFQGRLEDRVNRHEQDA, from the coding sequence ATGATCGACAGCAGCCTGCAGCTGGTGCTGCACTCACTGCCCTTCCTGCTCAAGGGCGCGTGGTGGACCGTGGTGCTGAGCCTGGGCGGCATGTTCTTCGGCCTGCTGCTGGGCTTCGGCCTGGCCCTGCTGCGGCTGTACGGCTACTGGCCGTTGCAGTGGCTGGCGCGGATCTACGTGTCGTTCTTTCGCGGCACGCCGCTGCTGGTGCAGCTGTTCATGATCTATTACGGCCTGCCGCAACTGGGCATTCAGCTCGATCCGCTGCCGGCCGCGCTGATCGGCTTCTCGTTGAACATGGCGGCCTACACCGCCGAGATCCTGCGCGCGGCTATCGCGTCCATCGACCGTGGCCAGTGGGAAGCGGCCGCCAGTATCGGCATGAGCCGCGCGCAGACGCTGTATCGGGCCATCCTGCCGCAGGCCGCACGCACCGCCCTGCCGCCGCTGGGCAACAGCTTCATCTCGCTGGTCAAGGACACCGCCCTGGCCGCCACCATCCAGGTGCCCGAGCTGTTCCGCCAGGCGCAGCTGATCACCGCACGCACCTTCGAGATATTCACCATGTACCTGGCCGCCGCGCTGATCTACTGGTTGCTCGCCAGCGTGCTGGCGTACTTCCAGGGTCGCCTGGAAGACCGGGTCAACCGCCACGAGCAGGACGCCTGA
- a CDS encoding TRAP transporter large permease, with protein MEMIVVALGVVAILLTTLALGVWVFAALALAAILSLWGFGGFWFERIGLMMSKILFRASNSWELAAIPLFILMGELIFRSDISERLFRGLAPLTRYLPGGLLHTNVFGSTLFASVCGSSAATTATVGKITTRELANRGYNRDLSLGSLAGAGSLGLLIPPSIIMIVYGVQAEVSIIKLFMAGLLPGLMMAALFSAFIIIRSVANAKVAPREPRGDTSLLSALGLLMPILLLIGLVIGAIYSGIATPSESAAIGVTASLVLLAAERQLSVALILDALKGTLLTSAMVCSLLVAAAMLSAAMAYLHLPRELAAWIAAQQLSPVLLLLAIALFYVLLGMFLDGISLTVMSLPITLPVIVAAGYDPIWFGVFLVIMVELGQITPPVGFNLFVIQSLSGEPIGRVAMAALPFFLLMCLAAALITGWPQIALWLPEVLSG; from the coding sequence ATGGAGATGATCGTAGTCGCGCTGGGCGTCGTCGCGATCCTGCTCACCACCCTGGCGCTCGGCGTCTGGGTATTCGCCGCGCTGGCCCTGGCGGCCATTCTTTCACTGTGGGGCTTCGGCGGCTTCTGGTTCGAACGCATTGGCCTGATGATGTCGAAAATCCTCTTTCGCGCCAGTAATAGCTGGGAACTCGCGGCGATTCCCTTGTTTATCCTCATGGGCGAGCTGATCTTCCGCTCGGACATTTCGGAGCGTTTGTTCCGCGGCCTGGCACCCCTGACGCGTTACCTGCCGGGCGGGCTGTTGCACACCAATGTGTTCGGCTCGACGCTGTTCGCTTCGGTATGTGGCTCCAGTGCGGCAACCACCGCCACGGTGGGCAAGATCACCACCCGTGAGCTGGCGAACCGCGGCTACAACCGCGACCTGTCGCTCGGCTCGCTGGCCGGCGCGGGCAGTCTCGGGCTGCTGATTCCGCCGTCGATCATCATGATCGTCTATGGCGTGCAGGCCGAGGTGTCCATCATCAAGCTGTTCATGGCGGGCCTGCTGCCCGGCCTGATGATGGCGGCGCTGTTTTCGGCATTCATCATCATCCGCTCCGTTGCCAACGCCAAGGTTGCGCCTCGCGAACCTCGCGGCGACACCAGTCTGCTCTCCGCGCTGGGCCTGCTGATGCCGATCCTGCTGCTGATCGGCCTGGTCATCGGGGCCATCTACAGCGGCATCGCGACCCCGTCGGAGTCGGCCGCCATCGGCGTCACGGCTTCGCTGGTGCTGCTGGCGGCCGAGCGGCAATTGAGCGTCGCGCTGATCCTCGATGCGCTCAAAGGTACGCTGCTGACCTCCGCCATGGTCTGTAGCCTGCTGGTGGCGGCGGCGATGCTGTCGGCGGCCATGGCTTACCTGCATTTGCCCCGCGAGCTGGCAGCCTGGATCGCCGCCCAACAGCTATCGCCGGTGCTGCTCCTGCTGGCCATCGCGCTGTTCTATGTCCTGCTGGGGATGTTCCTCGACGGCATTTCGCTGACCGTCATGAGCTTGCCGATCACCCTGCCGGTGATCGTAGCCGCCGGCTACGATCCGATCTGGTTCGGCGTGTTCCTGGTGATCATGGTTGAACTCGGGCAGATAACCCCGCCGGTGGGCTTCAACCTGTTCGTCATCCAGTCGCTGTCCGGCGAGCCGATAGGCCGCGTGGCGATGGCGGCGCTGCCATTCTTCCTGCTGATGTGCCTGGCCGCCGCGCTGATCACCGGCTGGCCGCAAATCGCGCTGTGGCTGCCAGAGGTGCTGAGCGGATGA
- a CDS encoding alpha/beta fold hydrolase codes for MSLPLLIRSALALAASAVYIDHRSRKSEEDHPPTGRFVEVDVVRLHYIEKGQGRPLVMLHGNSSMAADFELSGLVDMAATRYRVIVFDRPGYGYSERPEDRCWTATEQARLFSQAFAAVGAERPLVLGHSWGAMVAVALALDFPEAIAGLVLESGYYYPSVPLALPPSIPVIGNVLRYGVSPLVGRALWPVLLRRVFAPAPVPEQFRNFPIWRALRPSQLQASLAELALTNASAEALGKRYGQLAAPTLIIAGRGDRLVNTEAHSVRLHAEVPHTELRIIDGQGHMLHHTRPDAILEAIDRVAEKVDAQRDASSDEGKGATP; via the coding sequence ATGTCACTGCCCTTGCTGATCCGTAGTGCACTCGCCCTGGCGGCGTCAGCCGTCTATATCGACCATCGCAGCCGCAAGAGCGAGGAAGATCATCCGCCGACAGGCCGCTTCGTGGAAGTGGACGTCGTGCGGCTGCACTACATCGAGAAAGGGCAGGGCCGGCCGCTGGTGATGTTGCACGGCAACAGCTCCATGGCCGCCGATTTCGAGCTCAGTGGCCTGGTGGACATGGCGGCAACGCGGTATCGGGTCATCGTGTTCGACCGCCCGGGCTACGGTTACAGCGAGCGACCAGAAGACCGATGCTGGACGGCGACCGAACAGGCCCGTCTTTTCAGTCAGGCCTTTGCGGCAGTCGGGGCCGAGCGGCCGCTAGTGCTTGGGCATTCCTGGGGCGCCATGGTGGCCGTTGCCCTTGCGCTGGATTTCCCCGAGGCCATAGCCGGGTTGGTGCTGGAGTCCGGTTACTACTATCCGAGTGTTCCGCTGGCGTTGCCCCCGTCAATTCCTGTCATTGGCAACGTGCTGCGCTACGGCGTTTCGCCGCTGGTAGGCCGAGCCCTGTGGCCGGTTCTCCTCCGGCGAGTATTCGCTCCGGCCCCGGTGCCAGAGCAGTTCCGAAACTTTCCGATCTGGCGGGCGCTGCGCCCCTCGCAGCTTCAGGCGAGCCTGGCGGAACTGGCACTGACCAACGCATCGGCCGAGGCACTGGGCAAGCGTTATGGGCAGCTGGCGGCGCCGACGCTGATCATCGCCGGGCGCGGAGATCGGCTGGTAAACACCGAAGCCCATTCGGTGCGCTTGCATGCCGAGGTGCCCCACACCGAGCTACGTATCATCGACGGCCAGGGTCATATGCTGCACCACACGCGGCCGGATGCGATCCTCGAGGCGATTGACCGGGTAGCGGAAAAGGTCGATGCGCAGCGCGATGCGTCTTCTGATGAAGGGAAGGGTGCCACGCCCTGA
- a CDS encoding GNAT family N-acetyltransferase has translation MYVMISVRSITAGDWCDYRNIRLRALRDSPDAFGSTYEAEAVRNDDAWESRIADAIASGTSRILVALNQQELCGLVWCKLSASDPEAADIFQMWVAPTSRGSGAGRALLEEALTWARGTGARRVRLDVAASNSRAMRLYKSCGFRPAGPLEPLRDGSDLVVQPMELVF, from the coding sequence ATGTACGTCATGATTTCAGTACGTTCGATAACAGCCGGCGACTGGTGCGACTATCGAAATATACGTCTACGTGCGCTTCGCGACTCGCCAGATGCCTTTGGAAGCACCTACGAGGCGGAGGCGGTGAGGAATGATGATGCCTGGGAGTCCCGCATCGCTGATGCGATCGCTTCGGGAACAAGCCGAATTTTAGTCGCCCTGAATCAGCAAGAACTGTGCGGACTGGTCTGGTGCAAGCTGTCGGCGTCAGATCCCGAAGCAGCCGATATATTTCAAATGTGGGTAGCCCCTACCTCAAGAGGCTCTGGTGCAGGCCGTGCCTTGCTCGAGGAGGCGCTTACGTGGGCCAGGGGCACCGGAGCCCGTCGTGTTCGACTGGATGTCGCCGCCTCTAACAGTCGTGCCATGCGTCTTTATAAGTCCTGTGGATTCCGCCCCGCGGGGCCATTGGAGCCGCTACGGGATGGATCCGATCTCGTGGTGCAGCCGATGGAATTGGTGTTTTAG